One region of Pogona vitticeps strain Pit_001003342236 chromosome 1, PviZW2.1, whole genome shotgun sequence genomic DNA includes:
- the LOC110090684 gene encoding alpha-1-antitrypsin, with the protein MSNFYLCLLLLGICGFAYNHHVPGHHGKDADHHHHPTEAPDYLSYQKISRSNANFAFKFFHQIVSEAGDKNVFFSPLSLSTAFAFLSLGAKSTTLSQILTGLGFNETEISEQEIHDGFRYLLQMLNRPKAELELNIGNALFTHDQVQLVEKFVKDAKHCYQAEVFPANFKNSSEVEKQINSYIENKTHIKDAIKGLRPDSVMVLVNQVFLKAYWQNPFNYAATREADFFVDKKTTVKVPMMNKDAYVKIYRDADLSCEVVELPYKGGASALFILPDQGKLKHVEQALGKDLLFKWLNSLRGGRVELFLPRFSISGSYDVKNALQNMGITDVFEDWANLSGVTRKPYLKVSKAIHKAYLNVHENGTEAAAATLQEWGPQSQPPIVIFNRPFIILITLKNYVLFLGVVQDPTKN; encoded by the exons ATGTCGAATTTCTACCTCTGTTTGCTTCTTCTGGGGATCTGTGGTTTTGCATACAATCACCATGTCCCTGGCCATCATGGAAAAGATGCCGATCACCACCATCATCCAACTGAAGCTCCTGACTATTTGTCTTATCAAAAGATCTCCAGAAGCAATGCCAACTTTGCTTTTAAATTCTTCCACCAAATCGTTTCAGAGGCTGGTGATAAGAAcgtgtttttttctcctctgagCCTTTCCACCGCCTTTGCCTTCCTGTCCCTGGGAGCTAAATCCACCACCCTGAGCCAGATTTTGACAGGACTTGGCTTCAACGAGACGGAGATAAGCGAGCAGGAAATCCATGACGGGTTTCGTTACCTTCTCCAAATGCTAAACCGCCCCAAGGCTGAACTTGAACTGAACATTGGAAATGCCCTTTTCACTCATGACCAAGTGCAACTTGTGGAGAAGTTTGTGAAGGATGCCAAACATTGTTATCAGGCAGAGGTTTTTCCTGCCAACTTCAAGAATTCTTCTGAAGTTGAGAAGCAGATCAATAGTTACATAGAAAATAAAACCCATATAAAAGATGCTATCAAGGGTCTCCGCCCAGATTCTGTGATGGTTCTTGTAAACCAAGTTTTCTTGAAAG CCTATTGGCAAAATCCTTTCAATTATGCGGCAACTCGTGAAGCTGATTTCTTCGTGGATAAGAAGACAACGGTAAAAGTCCCTATGATGAACAAAGATGCATATGTTAAGATTTACCGTGATGCAGATCTGTCCTGCGAGGTGGTGGAGCTTCCTTACAAGGGTGGTGCCTCGGCCCTCTTCATCCTTCCTGATCAAGGGAAATTGAAACATGTGGAACAGGCTCTGGGAAAAGACCTTCTGTTCAAATGGTTGAACTCATTGCGAGGAGG GAGAGTAGAACTATTTCTTCCAAGGTTCTCAATATCTGGTAGCTATGATGTTAAGAATGCATTACAAAACATGGGGATCACTGATGTATTCGAAGACTGGGCAAATTTATCTGGAGTGACTCGGAAACCCTACCTGAAGGTTTCCAAG GCTATTCACAAAGCTTACCTGAATGTTCATGAGAATGGTACTGAAGCTGCAGCAGCCACCCTACAGGAATGGGGACCCCAATCTCAACCCCCTATAGTCATATTCAACAGGCCCTTCATAATCTTAATCACTCTGAAGAATTATGTATTATTTCTAGGAGTAGTTCAAGATCCTACCAAAAATTAA
- the LOC144586082 gene encoding alpha-1-antiproteinase-like — protein MSNFYLCLLLLGICGFANNHHVPGCYGKDVDDHHHPTEAPDYLSYQKISRSNANFAFKFFHQIVSEAGDENVFFSPLSLSTAFAFLSLGAKSTTLSQILTGLGFNETEISEQEIHDGFCHLLQMLNLPRAELELNIVNALFTHDQVELVGKFVKDAKHCYQAEIFPANFTNPSEVEKQINSYIENKTHIKDAIKGLRPDSVMVLVNQVFLKGYWQNPFNSQATREADFFVDKKAMVKVPMMHKDAYFKTYRDADLSCKVVELPYKGGASALFILPDQGKMKHVEQALGKDLLFKWVNSLRGRRVELFLPRFSISGSYDVKNTLQKMGITDVFKDCADLSGMTGKPKLKVSKAIHKTYLNVQENGTEAAATTLMEIRLTSAPLVIRLDRPFLLLTTEERNILFLSKLQDPTKN, from the exons ATGTCGAATTTCTACCTCTGTTTGCTTCTTCTGGGGATCTGTGGTTTTGCAAACAATCACCATGTCCCTGGCTGTTATGGAAAAGATGTTGATGACCACCATCATCCAACTGAAGCTCCTGACTATTTGTCTTATCAAAAGATCTCCAGAAGCAATGCCAACTTTGCTTTTAAATTCTTCCACCAAATCGTTTCAGAGGCTGGTGACgagaatgtgtttttttctcctctgagCCTTTCCACCGCCTTTGCCTTCCTGTCCCTGGGAGCTAAATCCACCACCCTGAGCCAGATTTTGACAGGACTTGGCTTCAACGAGACGGAGATCAGCGAGCAGGAAATCCATGACGGGTTTTGTCACCTTCTCCAAATGCTAAACCTCCCCAGGGCTGAACTTGAGCTGAACATTGTAAATGCCCTTTTCACTCATGACCAAGTGGAACTTGTGGGGAAGTTTGTGAAGGATGCCAAACATTGTTATCAAGCAGAGATTTTTCCTGCCAACTTCACGAATCCTTCTGAAGTTGAGAAGCAGATCAATAGTTACATAGAAAATAAAACCCATATAAAAGATGCTATCAAGGGTCTCCGCCCAGATTCTGTGATGGTTCTTGTAAACCAAGTTTTCTTGAAAGGT tatTGGCAAAATCCTTTCAATTCTCAGGCAACCCGTGAAGCTGATTTCTTCGTGGataagaaggcaatggtaaaggTTCCTATGATGCACAAAGATGCATATTTTAAGACTTACCGTGATGCAGATCTGTCCTGCAAGGTGGTGGAGCTTCCTTACAAGGGTGGTGCCTCGGCCCTCTTCATCCTTCCTGATCAAGGGAAAATGAAACATGTGGAACAGGCTCTGGGAAAAGACCTTCTGTTCAAATGGGTGAACTCATTGCGAGGAAG GAGAGTAGAACTATTCCTTCCAAGGTTCTCAATATCTGGTAGCTATGATGTTAAGAATACATTACAAAAGATGGGGATAACTGATGTATTCAAAGACTGTGCAGATTTATCTGGAATGACTGGGAAACCTAAGCTGAAGGTCTCCAAG GCTATTCACAAAACTTACCTAAATGTCCAAGAGAATGGCACTGAAGCTGCAGCAACCACCCTGATGGAAATAAGACTCACTTCCGCTCCCCTTGTAATCAGACTCGACAGGCCCTTTTTGTTGTTAACCACTGAGGAGAGAAATATATTATTTCTAAGCAAACTTCAAGATCCTACCAAAAATTAA
- the LOC140703245 gene encoding alpha-1-antiproteinase S-like produces the protein MLNRPRAELELNIGNALFTHDQVHLLEKFVKDAKHCYQAEVFPANFTNPSEVEKQITSYIENKTHIKDDIKGLRPDSVMVLVNQVFLKAYWQNPFNSQATREADFFVDKKAMVKVPMMHKDAYFKTYRDADLSCEVVELPYKGGASALFILPDQGKLKHVEQALGKDLLFKWMNSLRGRRVELFLPRFSISGSYDVKNTLQKMGITDVFKDCADLSGMTGKPKLKVSKAIHKTYLNIHENGTEAAATTLMEMVLMSCPLVIRFNRPFCVSITIDRNILFLGRVQDPTKN, from the exons ATGCTAAACCGCCCCAGGGCTGAACTTGAGCTGAACATTGGAAATGCCCTTTTCACTCATGACCAAGTGCATCTTCTGGAGAAGTTTGTGAAGGATGCCAAACATTGTTATCAGGCAGAGGTTTTTCCTGCCAACTTCACGAATCCTTCTGAAGTTGAGAAGCAGATCACTAGTTACATAGAAAATAAAACCCATATAAAAGATGATATCAAGGGTCTCCGCCCAGATTCTGTGATGGTTCTTGTAAACCAAGTTTTCTTGAAAG CCTATTGGCAAAATCCTTTCAATTCTCAGGCAACCCGTGAAGCTGATTTCTTCGTGGataagaaggcaatggtaaaggTTCCTATGATGCACAAAGATGCATATTTTAAGACTTACCGTGATGCAGATCTGTCCTGCGAGGTGGTGGAGCTTCCTTACAAGGGTGGTGCCTCGGCCCTCTTCATCCTTCCTGATCAAGGGAAACTGAAACATGTGGAACAGGCTCTGGGAAAAGATCTTCTGTTCAAATGGATGAACTCATTGCGAGGAAG GAGAGTAGAACTATTCCTTCCAAGGTTCTCAATATCTGGTAGCTATGATGTTAAGAATACATTACAAAAGATGGGGATAACTGATGTATTCAAAGACTGTGCAGATTTATCTGGAATGACTGGGAAACCTAAGCTGAAGGTCTCCAAG GCTATTCACAAAACATACCTAAATATCCACGAGAATGGCACTGAAGCTGCAGCAACCACCCTGATGGAAATGGTTTTAATGTCCTGTCCCCTTGTAATCAGATTCAACAGGCCCTTTTGCGTATCAATCACTATAGACAGGAATATATTATTTCTAGGCAGAGTTCAAGATCCTACCAAAAATTAA